One genomic window of Indioceanicola profundi includes the following:
- a CDS encoding 2OG-Fe(II) oxygenase — MTDLLARATRADIRLDPFPHLIVRDALPPEVFEPLRAGRPRFADIGWSGEPPSGQRMPYSAYQFQTQDRFHPLWRELTARMSSSDVLSRVVDLFGDHMPVHAPEVWGWVDRNPSPKVGLLSRDGFESVDVLTDARLEITTPVKGAPKSHRRAHLDTANRLFTGLFYLRDADDPLPGGDLGLYRWRAAPRETGRFEIGEDEVELAAVVPYAANTLVLFPNSRHALHGVIPRGPGPFERAYLFFTAEIASDLW; from the coding sequence GTGACAGATCTGCTGGCCAGGGCGACAAGAGCCGATATCCGCCTGGACCCGTTCCCGCATTTGATCGTGCGGGATGCGCTCCCGCCGGAGGTGTTCGAGCCGCTGCGGGCCGGACGGCCCCGCTTCGCCGACATCGGCTGGAGCGGCGAACCGCCGAGCGGGCAGCGGATGCCCTATTCCGCCTATCAGTTCCAGACGCAGGACCGGTTTCATCCGCTGTGGCGCGAGCTTACGGCGCGCATGTCCTCGTCCGACGTGCTCAGCCGCGTGGTCGATCTTTTCGGGGATCACATGCCGGTCCATGCCCCGGAAGTCTGGGGCTGGGTGGATCGCAACCCGAGCCCGAAAGTCGGGCTGCTGTCCAGGGACGGCTTCGAATCGGTCGATGTGCTGACCGACGCGCGGCTGGAGATCACGACTCCGGTGAAAGGCGCGCCGAAAAGTCACCGCAGGGCGCATCTCGACACCGCAAACCGGCTGTTCACGGGGCTGTTCTATCTGCGCGATGCGGACGACCCGTTGCCGGGCGGCGATCTGGGCCTCTACCGCTGGCGCGCCGCACCGCGGGAGACAGGGCGGTTCGAGATCGGCGAGGATGAGGTGGAACTGGCGGCGGTTGTTCCCTATGCCGCCAACACGCTGGTGCTGTTCCCCAACTCCCGTCACGCGCTGCACGGCGTGATCCCCCGCGGGCCGGGACCGTTCGAGCGGGCCTATCTGTTCTTCACGGCGGAGATCGCATCCGACCTGTGGTGA
- a CDS encoding P-II family nitrogen regulator — protein MKKVEAIIKPFKLDEVKEALHEVGIRGITVTEAKGFGRQKGHTELYRGAEYVVDFLPKVKIEVVMDDAMVDRAIEAIQQAAHTGRIGDGKIFVTAVDEVIRIRTGERGPDAI, from the coding sequence ATGAAGAAAGTCGAAGCCATCATCAAGCCGTTCAAACTGGACGAGGTGAAGGAGGCGCTCCACGAAGTCGGCATCCGTGGCATCACTGTCACCGAGGCCAAGGGCTTCGGCCGGCAGAAGGGGCATACCGAGCTTTATCGCGGCGCCGAATACGTCGTGGATTTCCTGCCCAAGGTGAAGATAGAAGTGGTGATGGACGACGCCATGGTCGACCGCGCCATCGAAGCCATCCAGCAGGCCGCCCACACCGGGCGCATCGGCGATGGCAAGATCTTCGTCACCGCAGTCGACGAGGTTATCCGTATCCGGACCGGTGAGCGCGGCCCCGACGCGATCTGA